Sequence from the Magallana gigas chromosome 4, xbMagGiga1.1, whole genome shotgun sequence genome:
CAGTaaaaactagatccccactccttgtcaccgCTATGTCCCGTGGAgtgttccctgacttggtttggatggACTTCACTAGTTCTCCCCGAAGGTTGAAAAGTCTCATGATATTGTCATCACCAGAAGTCCATAAATCTTCATCACTCAGACAAGACACGCAGAGTATTTTTTTACGATCGGTTTTTATCTCTGTGATGATCCGTGGTTCATCAATGAGCGGTATGTCCGGAGGAGAGGACCCAGCACCTGGAGAATCCatgtagccatgttcttctgttttgatagataatgctgatagagaaccaaactgttgataaagctgttctttgttgattctatgaggggtaaaacttggtaaggacactatgagtttaggaggcaatcttctgaattcatcattcctggatttgtaggcagagacaaggctgacatcattggagtccagtaacGTCTTCAGCTCAGCAATGCTCTTTGTGATTTCAGAAGTGGTGCGTTTGATTTCTTCTTCCTGCTTTGTTAAGGCTGTCAGGTGTTTGGAGTCCAATTCATTCAGATCTGATTTCAGTTTCTGGATAATGGCGTCAATTTCTCTATGTAGGTCTTCCCCGTGTTCGTCAATAGCTGTTGTTAATTTCTTGGAGTTTTCAGTCAGATCAGCTTTCTGAATTGGAATAATGGATGCAATTTCAGTGTATTTTGGATAAATGAATTTCTCTAGTTCTTTCAAATCtttctttaatatttctttcttgGTTTCTAGACTTTTCACAGTAAAATCAACTAGTTTGTGTCCTAAATGTTCACCAGTCGAAACACAGAGTGTACATATTGGAATGTTACATTGTTCACAATGTAGTTCGCAAAGCTTTGCAGAATGTTCTGAGCATTTTGGAGTAGATCCCCTTTTTTCAAATGgcaccactttgtgttctttggatgTATCAAAAATATGTTCCCCGacacaggctttacacagatgtatgtgacaaatgtcacagtacacaGGGGAGCCTGGGATGTCACAAagatgacaccgtaacacatcttGCGCCCAAGTCTCGTCCATGGTCATATTAAGTGTAGAcattcctgaaaaaaaaaaccaaattttaaaattaatttagaaTAACTTAATTTACTaacatattaaaatcaaatgtttgaTTTATGCGAA
This genomic interval carries:
- the LOC136274347 gene encoding E3 ubiquitin-protein ligase TRIM45-like, which gives rise to MSTLNMTMDETWAQDVLRCHLCDIPGSPVYCDICHIHLCKACVGEHIFDTSKEHKVVPFEKRGSTPKCSEHSAKLCELHCEQCNIPICTLCVSTGEHLGHKLVDFTVKSLETKKEILKKDLKELEKFIYPKYTEIASIIPIQKADLTENSKKLTTAIDEHGEDLHREIDAIIQKLKSDLNELDSKHLTALTKQEEEIKRTTSEITKSIAELKTLLDSNDVSLVSAYKSRNDEFRRLPPKLIVSLPSFTPHRINKEQLYQQFGSLSALSIKTEEHGYMDSPGAGSSPPDIPLIDEPRIITEIKTDRKKILCVSCLSDEDLWTSGDDNIMRLFNLRGELVKSIQTKSGNTPRDIAVTRSGDLVFTDFEDGTVNIVKNTQIQTVVRLQKWRPLYICTSSTGDLLVIMSSDGDEPIKVVRFSGSTEKQRI